The Bacteroides sp. AN502(2024) DNA segment ATGTCGTGAGAGACTTTTGTATACCTGGATTTGAGATTACCGGTGATTTTTTCTCCTCCTGTAAAACCTATCCATCGTTTCTGCCGATAATAAATGTTGTAAAGTTCTTTGGCGGCTGTCTCGGCATTCTTGTAGTAGGCAGGGCCGGCATAGATACAGACACGGGCTTTCAACCCCAGCAATGCCAGATAGTTAAATCTAATGCCACGATACCAGAAGAATGCTCCCATATCATCTATATGGGAAGTGGAGTTGAAACGATAGCGGGCATTCCATTCGGGAGTAGGCTCATACATTTGTGAAGCATACATCGCTTCGGGATGATACTCGGTATCAAACTTACGCAGCAGATCTTCTGCTTCAAGCAGATCTTTCAAGACTTTCTCGATAAAATCGGTAACGGTGCATTTTTCTACCACCGCGGCTTCGTACTTATCACGGTAAGGAAGATAGGTACCCGAAGGATGGGTCGACGTTGCAGGGGCAAACAAGCGGAGCAGGTCAAAATGCATCATCGCTCTTAATGACAAGGCTTCAGCATAAATGAGGTTTTTCTCTTCTTCCCCGTATTCGAACAAAGAGATGTCCGTAGCTCGGATGTTCTCGATAAGCTTGTTCAGGTTGGCTATCACTTTATAGCCTTTTTCCCAGATAGCTGTCACAACGGGTTCAGTGTCGACCGTGTTATAGATAAGTTCGGAAGCATCGGCATACATCGGAGAGAGAGTTCCCGCCTTTTGATTGTATTGCTGGGAGATCGCACTAAGAAATCCCCAGCTCAGTTGCTTACCATACAGTTCGTCGGACGCCAGACTGGTGTAGATACCATTCAAGGCATTCCGGTAGCCGAAACCGGTAGAAAACAACTCGTCGTCGGCAATCGCATTTTCAGGTGTTACGTCCAGCCAAGCATTGCAGGAAACAGCTAACATTCCTGTCAGGACTATTCGTATATAGCTGATTAGTTTCTTCATTGGCATGATTAGAATATGATGTTAGTAGTCAGATTGAATGAACGCGAATAAGGATAATCCAGTCCCCGCTCCTGACGAATGGTAGACCCATAAAAGAGGTCGTTCATCGTGAACGAAAGACGCAGGCCGGACAGATGGAGTTTCTTTAATTGTTCGGGACGAAAATTATAGCTCATCGTCAATGAACTCCATTGCAAGGTATTGTTTTTCTGTACAAAACGCGAAGATGCGCCAGTGGTGACATTCCGGTCACGAATATCTTTCATGGTGGTTACATCTCCCGGTTTCTGCCAACGGTCGAGCAATACCCGCTTGTCTACATTGCCATTCTTAATATCGGCATTCTCTACATAAGAAACGAGGGTATTGTTGTAGGCATCTCCACCAAAGGTATAGAGGAAAGAAGTAAACATGGATAACTGTTTATAGGACAAGGTATAACCGAACGTGCCTTGTCCCTTGGGAGCTGTATCGCCAATGATGTTCCATTCGTCCGCAGACCATACATCGGTAACGTCACCATCCCGGCGAAGGTAGATTTCTTTACCGTTTGTAGGGCTGATTCCCAATGACTTCATTCCGTAGATGGAGGTTAGAGAGGCTCCTTCGTAATATTTCAGGTATGTTTTGGCATATTTCGAGTCGGAGCTGCTTTCGGGGTTATATGCTCTGAACAGTTCTTCCACTCTTTTATTATAGTCGCGCATTGCCTGGGAGATTTCAACAATCGTGTTTTTGTTTCTTGCAAAGCTGCCATAGAGCTGAAAGAGCCAGTTCCTGTCGCTGTAAAGTCGCGCCCGCAGTTCCAGTTCGACACCGGTGTTTTTCACCTTCCCCATGTTTTCTTTGTAGGAGGTGAATCCGGTAGAAGAAGGAATGGTATAATCGGTTATCAGGTCGATGGTACGCTCGTCGTAGGCAGAGGCTTTCAGATAGATTTTATCGTGCCACAGTCCGATTTCAACTCCATAGTCGAGAGTGTACTTGCGTTCCCACTTCAAGTCCGGGTTTCCCATCTGATAGAGGAATACTCCGTAGCCTGTGGGATACCAGCTGTCTGTATGCAGCTGATACATATCTTTGGCCGAATAGAGAGGGAAGTTGGTCTTTCCGGTCAGTCCGTAAGAAGCACGGAACTTCAGCATGGAAAAGAGCTCGTCCGACTTCATAAAATCATAATGATGAAGGTTGATTCCCGCACCTGTTGACCAAAACATGGACCATCTCTTATCGGAACCGAATTCGGAAGAACCGTCGATACGCCCTGTAAGGTCGACAAGATAGATATTGCGATAGGTATAGTTGGAAGTGAGCAAGAATCCTACCAAGCGGGTGGTATTGTCGGAGCTGCCGGGCTTTCCGTATACTTCTGCCGCATAGTTTGAAGAGACAAGGTCACCACCCGGGAATCCCCGGTAACGTGTTTCGGAAGCAGTGCTCTGCATTTGTCTCATGTTGGAGGAGAAGCAGACATTGAGGTGGTGTCCCTTGAAGGTATTGTTGTATATGAGCGACAGGCTTCCGTCTATCACTTTTCTCTTCTGTGTGGATTCCGTTTTTTCACCATTGATGTTGCCTGTACCGGCTGAATAACTGGCCGATGCTGGATCTTTGTACAAATCATCGGCAGAATTTCTCATCAGAACGGAGAACAGACCCCGCAGACGCAGACCGTCGGTGATGCGCCAATTCAGACTAAGATCATCGGTCACTTCATCATAACCGGAACGGTCGAAGCTGTTGTAGAAGTTGATTTCGTACAGTGGATTTACCGGTGTGCCACTCCCCCCGTCGAACTTTTCGAGACGACGGACATAATCGCCATTCTCATCGTACAGACGCATATAAGGAAGCAAATGGGAGTAATCACTGAATGAATTGAAGGGAACATCCGTACTTTTGTTATAAGTGTAGGTCACTTTGTTCTTTATTTATAACCCGCCAATACGGTAGTCGACATAAAACACGGCATCGGCATTCTTACGGGAAGAGTGTTTCATCACTCCTTCTGTTCCTCTGAATCCCAGTTCCACTCCCCAGCGCACGTCATTTTCTCCCCCATCGATGAAGACGGAGTGTTTATGATTCAAAGCTGTGCGCAGTCCTTGAGAAAGCCAATAGGTATCGACACCTGTCAGTACATTATTGAGTCGTTGGTAATATCCGTTGGTATAGGGATCTACTTCCGGTGTGTGGCTATCATATAGTCCTGCCAGACGTTCGGTCTCCAACTTCTCACGGGCGTTCATCAGATGATAGGAGGATAAATCCGGCAATTCGGCAGAAAGTACTCCGGAATACTGTACACGAAACCTTCCGGCTTCGGGTGCACGCCGTTCAATGACAATTACTCCGTTGGCCGCACGCGAACCATACATGGAAGTAGCCGCAGCATCTTTCAGGATATTGATGCTATGGATGCTATTCATATCGAGGTCGTATATTTTCTTCACATCGACTTCAAAACCATCCAAGATAAAGATAGGCAGGTTGGAATGACCGCTGAGCACTTCCCGCGAAATAGAGGAGACAGAGGTCTGCCCGAGTGTCGTTTCTCCGATACCGGTCTGCCCACGCAAGACGAATCGGGGCAGGCTATTAGGGTCAGAACCCGCTGCCAGATTCTCTTGTATCCTGAAAGAGGGATCGAAAGTCTGAATGGCTGAAATCAGGTTGTTCGGGTTGACTTTTAACAGCTCTTCTCTCTCTATCTTGGTGGTATTTCCCGTAAAACTCTCTTTCTGTATGGAGTTATAGCCGGTCACAATCACTTCCTGAAGACTTTCGGTAGCTTCTACCATCTGCACATCGACTTTCTGACGGGAAGTGACTTTGATTTTACGGGTTTCGAAACCGATGTAGGAATAGATAACCCAACCGCCCTTTTCGGGTAGGGTCAATACATAGCAACCGTTTATATCGGTAATTACACCGGTAGAATGACCCTCCAAACGAATCGTCACTCCTACCATCGGTTCTTTAGAAAGTTTCTCCATCACCCGGCCATACACATAATTTCCGTATGGAGAAAGAAGAGCTGTCTCTTTCGAATTATTTTTGTTTTGGGCTATGGCATTAGCAGATAGTGATAAAATGTATACCAACAGTAAGATTCTATTCAAAGCCCCGGAGTTTAGCTTTTGCATAACGAATATATATAGTTG contains these protein-coding regions:
- a CDS encoding RagB/SusD family nutrient uptake outer membrane protein — its product is MKKLISYIRIVLTGMLAVSCNAWLDVTPENAIADDELFSTGFGYRNALNGIYTSLASDELYGKQLSWGFLSAISQQYNQKAGTLSPMYADASELIYNTVDTEPVVTAIWEKGYKVIANLNKLIENIRATDISLFEYGEEEKNLIYAEALSLRAMMHFDLLRLFAPATSTHPSGTYLPYRDKYEAAVVEKCTVTDFIEKVLKDLLEAEDLLRKFDTEYHPEAMYASQMYEPTPEWNARYRFNSTSHIDDMGAFFWYRGIRFNYLALLGLKARVCIYAGPAYYKNAETAAKELYNIYYRQKRWIGFTGGEKITGNLKSRYTKVSHDILFGLHKKQLATDYEMAVWGSSSSSATVRLPLANIPSLFASDNTGVYTDYRLTYLIGTTNETQSRYYTLKYNPSVESVVEAMENPMIPVIRFSEICHILAEISSYNGKITEGINYLETVRKARGAERTLSLTVSTREQLDAEILLDIRKEMIGEGGTFYTYKRMNLSAVPDSDEEGEINMTGSYVLPLPTSETTN